From one Trifolium pratense cultivar HEN17-A07 linkage group LG1, ARS_RC_1.1, whole genome shotgun sequence genomic stretch:
- the LOC123896498 gene encoding uncharacterized protein LOC123896498 has protein sequence MDESNHEMVNTLTSQLGTILNPLINNTNNNYQLLAHQMGRIADFFGTPAMPNQNLQPIRNQTQVQNQGFHVNNEVPNNQVPQVVQEEPPAPVVHHVPEPEVILVNRNQNADEVIRNVQRNNFAQQDNLANLVETILTQNGFNVGLHRPNFISPLSEYVLQTELPRGWKIPKFTKFAGDTTESTVEHVARFFAEAGNLADNENLRLKYFPNSLTKNAFTWFTTLPPRSIQHWTQLERAFHEQFYMGQSKISLKELASVRRKTPESIDDYLNRFRLLKARYTQHLRDMAQLADRVRQVERLKAEKARSSKFQKREKIAYVETIDDDDEEYVINYGDIEDNEINVAELKPGPPYVCKLLKPSNGKNPVEPKNDKFVAKTYSFDITKCDEIFDLLVTDGQIVVPKGLKVPPLEQQKKRGFCKFHNFLGHKTSQCVLFRDLVQKALKDGRLKFGEKSRQQMKIDEDPLQISDASYVEPVECLMIDAMDLSGGAKLVSIPENEYYEKMKVVYPGAEEELVDFLQRCKLNKSEVMLCPRCSAVFDKKATEGLNKFIPFRRNKENWPKSRPMKRQNMAHAKPIHQRLGNPNTFVPSNNSPMNKWVHGHASNFVRNSVDKGSSSHSVDSKKYAYRKNYKGKNPMTRTQWRRHQRQQRLSLQEAQKTEDNKGKQVVEVTRRPLKERLTQPEDARKVENEFEGENMEDEDLLDSDPEFDVLVNVVSILPAEYDVWSEVTEGEDEFDESELALHKPMCYYVMNNGCLEEQMANFERPTEGMKNHLKPLFIQAKVNNVGVNKVLIDGGAAVNLMPEFMITKIGKFSTDLHPHNIVLSNYEGETGFSLGAIQVDVAVGSTVRPTLFLVVASKANYNLLLGREWIHGVGAVPSTLHQRVSIWRDDGVVENIEADQSYFRAETHHITKHSFDKKLANISPCTEQGYAYAPADNVYHSVKLDPTHGFIWEREEIDDGPHVDEGKVRPTGWDLEEYYDD, from the exons ATGGACGAGAgtaatcatgaaatggttaatactCTAACTTCGCAATTGGGAACTATTTTGAATCCCTTGATCAACAACACAAATAACAATTATCAGTTGTTAGCCCATCAGATGGGGCGGATTGCAGATTTCTTTGGTACTCCTGCAATGCCTAACCAAAACCTTCAGCCCATTCGAAACCAAACACAGGTTCAGAACCAAGGGTTTCATGTGAACAATGAAGTTCCAAACAATCAAGTACCACAAGTGGTACAAGAGGAACCACCGGCTCCAGTGGTGCACCATGTGCCAGAGCCTGAAGTAATTTTGGTTAATCGAAATCAGAATGCTGACGAAGTAATTCGAAATGtgcaaagaaataattttgcgCAACAAGATAACTTGGCAAATTTAGTCGAAACTATCTTAACTcaaaatggtttcaatgttGGCCTACATAGGCCTAATTTTATTTCTCCATTATCTGAATATGTATTACAAACTGAATTGCCAAGGGGATGGAAAATCCCTAAATTCAcaaagtttgctggggacacaACTGAGTCAACAGTGGAACATGTGGCAAGATTTTTTGCCGAAGCAGGAAATTTGGcagataatgaaaatttaaggTTGAAATATTTCCCAAATTCCCTTACAAAAAACGCTTTCACTTGGTTCACAACTCTTCCCCCCCGTTCGATTCAGCATTGGACTCAATTGGAAAGGGCTTTCCATGAAcagttttatatgggccaaTCTAAGATTAGTTTGAAGGAATTGGCCAGTGTGAGGAGAAAGACACCAGAGTCCATAGATGATTATTTGAATCGATTTAGGCTACTTAAGGCCAGAT atACACAACATCTAAGAGACATGGCACAATTAGCGGATAGGGTAAGACAGGTCGAACGCCTCAAGGCTGAAAAGGCTAGATCATCGAAGTTTCAAAAGAGAGAAAAGATTGCTTATGTCGAAActatagatgatgatgatgaggaataTGTAATAAATTATGGAGACATAGAggataatgaaattaatgtggCCGAACTAAAACCGGGCCCTCCTTATGTCTGCAAATTACTAAAAccttcgaatggaaaaaatcctgtcgaacccaagaatgataaatttgttgCTAAAACTTATTCGTTTGATataactaaatgtgatgaaatatttgatttgttggtTACTGATGGCCAAATTGTTGTTCCAAAGGGATTGAAAGTGCCTCCccttgaacaacaaaagaaaagaggtttctgcaaatttcataattttttgggtcataaAACCTCACAATGTGTTCTTTTCAGGGATCTGGTTCAAAAGGCTTTGAAAGATGGAAGGTTGAAATTTGGAGAGAAATCCAGACAACAGATGAAAATTGACGAAGATCCATTACAAATATCGGATGCTTCCTATGTGGAACCGGTCGAATGCTTGATGATCGATGCCATGGACTTATCAGGAGGCGCGAAATTAGTTTCTATTCCAGAGAATGAATACTACGAGAAGATGAAAGTAGTGTATCCTGGGGCTGAAGAGGAACTGGTTGACTTTCTGCAAAGGTGTAAGCTTAACAAGTCTGAAGTTATGCTTTGTCCAAGGTGCAGCGCCGTATTCGACAAGAAGGCTACTGAGGGCCTTAACAAGTTCATACCATTcagaagaaacaaagagaattgGCCAAAGTCAAGGCCAATGAAAAGACAGAACATGGCGCATGCTAAACCAATACATCAAAGGTTGGGCAACCCAAATACTTTTGTGCCATCCAACAACTCACCAATGAACAAATGGGTTCATGGTCATGCATCAAACTTTGTCAGAAATTCTGTTGACAAGGGAAGTTCGAGTCATTCTGTTGATTCGAAGAAGTATGCTTACAGAAAAAATTACAAGGGAAAGAATCCCATGACCCGCACACAATGGCGTAGGCATCAGCGCCAACAAAGACTCTCCCTTCAAGAGGCTCAAAAGACTGAAGACAACAAAGGAAAACAGGTTGTCGAAGTGACCAGAAGGCCTCTGAAAGAAAGATTGACTCAACCAGAGGATGCTCGAAAGGTTGAGAATGAGTTTGAAGGAGAGAACATGGAAGATGAGGATCTCCTTGATTCAGATCCCGAGTTTGATGTGCTGGTAAACGTAGTTTCGATCCTCCCTGCTGAATATGACGTGTGGTCAGAAGTGACTGAAGGGGAGGATGAGTTCGATGAGTCTGAATTGGCTTTGcacaagccaatgtgttattatgtaaTGAATAATGGCTGTTTAGAGGAACAAATGGCCAATTTTGAGAGGCCAACTGAGggaatgaaaaatcatttgaaACCCCTCTTTATTCAGGCCAAAGTAAATAATGTGGGGGTCAACAAAGTGTTGATTGATGGAGGAGCAGCAGTAAACCTGATGCCAGAATTCATGATTACCAAGATTGGTAAATTTTCTACTGACTTGCACCCTCACAACATCGTTCTTTCGAATTACGAAGGTGAGACTGGTTTCTCGCTGGGGGCAATTCAAGTCGATGTGGCAGTTGGCAGCACTGTTAGGCCAACTCTGTTTTTGGTTGTAGCATCGAAGGCCAATTATAATCTGCTTCTAGGAAGGGagtggatacatggtgttggagcagTGCCTTCGACTCTCCATCAGAGGGTAAGTATTTGGAGAGATGATGGTGTGGTAGAGAATATCGAAGCCGATCAAAGTTATTTTAGGGCTGAAACACACCACATAACTAAGCATTCATTTGATAAGAAGTTGGCGAACATATCGCCATGCACTGAACAGGGATATGCCTATGCCCCTGCTGATAATGTCTACCATTCTGTCAAATTGGATCCAACTCATGGATTCATTTGGGAGAGAGAAGAGATAGATGATGGTCCACATGTGGATGAAGGCAAAGTCCGCCCAACTGGGTGGGACCTTGAGGAATATTACGATGACTGA